GGCAAGCCAACGAAGGAGACAACGTCAAAATAGTAGGTGATGACCGGCCAGGTGGCTAATATGGCAGCCAAAGTAACTGCAAAGCTATCGGCGATAAAATTACATAAAGACGCTGCAGTTCCTTCTCTTCCTATGGTGACCGCTATCCCTTTTCTTGCCCAGGCTTGGAAGTAGGGCGCAAGGAAAATGAGTCCTGCCATAGCCAGGAAGCTCAGTTGGAAGCTGGCATCCCATAGAACTTGAGGCTCAATTCCTATCATCACCGCTGCAGCAAAGGCAAGGGCGGTCGAGGCGCTACGCTGCCTGCCAAGATATTCAGCTAGCAGGAACATACTTCCCATGACAGCGCCACGGACTACGGGCGGATGCATGCCTGTAACCAGAGCGTATAGCCAGATGGCTATAAGAGCCAGCCAAATATAAATGTAATAACGTCTGCCGAAAAGCCAGATACCAGCAGCGACAAGTATGCCTATGACAATGCTGATGTTGAGCCCGGAGATAGCTAGCAGATGGGCAGTTCCGGTTCTCGATAATGCTTGATTCAGAGAATATGGTATGTTGCCTCTTAAGCCGAGGAGAATGCCTTGGGCTAGCGAGGCTTGTGGTTCGGGTAAGGCAAGGATCAGACTCTGGGAAAGGCGATTTCTCAGTGAATAAATCCAGGTCAAAGGCTTAAAACCTTTGCCAGTGTCTAGTATCTCTATTTTGGGATAATTTATAACCGAATAAATTCCTTGACGCGCTAGATAGCCTTTGTAGTCGAAGTCATCAAATTGCGGTGGTGTTTCCAGCTTGCCGGTTACTTTTAATATATCCCCGTAATCATATTCTTGATATCTGGGAACGCGTATTAGAGCTTTTCCTGATATTTCTTTTTTTGCGCCGTTTATTTGTATCTCACTGGCTGAGAGCTGGAGGGTAGAAGTTGTGTTCCTGGCCTCAGGTTCAGTGCACACCATTCCCTCAATTTCTGCCGTTCCCTTGTCGTTGTAGAATTGAAGGTGCTGCTCATTTATTACGGGCAGGCTTGATTGGAGGCGAATGCAACCGCCAAGTAAAGCAAAAAGGCAGAATCCCGCTATAAGCAGTTGCTTCTTATACCGCGATAGGAAAGGGATGAGACACAGGGGAAGAAACCCTATAAAAACAATACCCCAAGGCAGGGTGATTTTCGAGCCCAAGTATATGCCTGTTACCCAGGCGGTGCTGAGGTAAATAAGAGTCACAGTTTTCAGTCCTCTACAGTTATGAAATCTCTTATCCTATCTAAGGTGGATTCACCGATACCCTCGACCTTCAATAAGTCTTCGATTCTGCGGAAAGGTCCATGTTGGCTACGGTAGTCGATAATAGCTTGAGCCCTGTCCGGGCCGATTCCAGGTAAGGCATCCAGCAGCCAGCCTTCAGCCCAGTTTAGGTTTATTCTTTGCGGTTGAGAGCCTTCGCCAGTCCTGGGCACATAAATCTTGATTTTGCCCGTATCTGCGTCTGATATAAGTCCGGCAGCTTGGACAAGTGCCTCTATGGTGTCATCTTCTTTAAAGGGATAGAAACCTGGGTTAGCCACGGCGCCGCCGATGTAAATCTCGCCTTTATACTGAATTGGCGCAGTTTGGGACAGGGAAATCTCGACAGGCCTATGGCTGCTTTGCTTTACTGCAAGCACAATGCCGCCGCTGACGAGGCTGACCAGCAAAAAGGCGATAATGAATAGCCAGTATTTATTTAAATTACTTGACATAACAATCTCCTTGTCCTTACCTTATTATTATAATAGTGGTAAAATTTTAGCACATATGGTGGATTCAAAGTCGATAACAATCAACCGCAAGGCCTATCACGATTACCATATTCTGGAGTGCCTGGAAGCTGGCATTGTCCTTACCGGCACCGAGATAAAGTCGATTCGGGCAGGACGGGTGAACATTCGTGATGCCTATGCTAAACCTGAAGGTGGTGAGTTGTGGCTGGTCAATGCCCATATTGCTGCCTACCAACCTGGTAGTTTCTACAATCACGAACCAAACCGCCCGCGTAAGCTCTTATTGCATCGCCGCCAAATTGACGAACTGGCAGGCATGGTAAATCAGAAAGGTTTGACTTTAGTGCCTTTGAAGTTATATATTAAAAGAGGAACTGCCAAGTTAGAGTTGGGTGTGGCTCGGGGCAAGCGGCTTCACGACAAGCGTGAGGCGATGGCCCGTAGGGAGACGGAGAGGGAAATAGGGCGGGCGTTGAAGAGGAAGGGCTAAGAGCACTTTAAAAACCTGATTTTGGGGGCGTGAGGCTTCGACAGTGGAAGGCCTACAGGATAGCAGGTCGAGGTGCCATCCACCTCGTAAAACAGGTGGCAAAAGACAACTGCCGAAGCAGTTCCAATTGCAGCCTAATTAGGCTGCACATCCAACCTGACCTCACCCCGATGGGTTGGGATTGGGTGACGAAAAGTCGGGGTGCTCCAACCTTGATGTCGATGGAGGTTGGCTAAGATTTATCGACTGGCCTGCCCTGAACTCGGTCAGCAGAGGCTGGCCAGGTGAGATAAAAGAGCTGACTAAGCCTGTAGCAAGTTCTGGCAACCTTCTTCTGGACGGGGAGTTCAACCCTCCCCCGCCTCCACCAGATAATTTAGCGGGCTCCAGTATAGACTGGAGCCCGTTTTGTTTCCGAGTAAATGAGAAAGTAGTAAAACCTGTGTTTTCTGCTATCCTACAAGTATCTTTCCTTTTGGCTTGCTGATTACTTCTCCGACGATGACTGCATCCTGTACACCGGCTTTATGCAGCTTGTTTACCAGTAATTTTGCGGTTTCAGGAGCCAGTACAATCAGTAGACCGCCGGAGGTTTGAGGGTCAAAGAGTATGTCCTGAATGTAATCAGGTACCTGTTTGGAGAATTCCACCATTTTGCCGTAGAACTCCCTGTTTCTACGCAAGCCACCGGGACAAAGCCCTGCCCTGGCAAATCCCTCCACCTCTGCGAAGATAGGGACTGAACTTGGATTGATTTTGATGCCTACACGGCTGTTCTGGACTAGCTGGCAGGCATGGCCGAGAAAGCCGAAGCCGGTTATGTCAGTGCAGGCATGAGCTCCTGTCTCCTGCATCAGTTCCGAGGCCTTCTTGTTTAGAGACGCCATATACTTTGTCACCTTGGCTACTGTCTCTTTGCTGGCTTTGCCGGCTTTCAGGGCAGTGCTTATGATCCCAGTGCCTAAGGGCTTGGTGAGTATAATTTTGTCTCCCACTTTGGCTCCGGAATTAGTTACCATGCGTTCAGGATGCACCGTGCCGGTGACAGAAAGCCCATATTTTAGCTCGGCGTCGTCTATACTGTGTCCACCGACAAGTGTCACACCAGCTTCTTTCATCTTGTCTAGTCCACCCTTGAGTATATCTTTCAGTATGGAGATGTCCAGCTTATTTATCGGGAAACAGACTACATTCATGGCGGTCAGAGGCTTGCCGCCCATGGCGTAAACATCGCTCAGCGCATTGGCGACAGCAATCTGGCCGAAATCGTAGGGGTCATCGACAATGGGCGTGAAGAAATCTATGGTCTGGATGATAGCCAGGTCATCGCTCAATTTGTATACGCCAGCATCATCCAGGCTTTCCATGCCTCGAATCACGTTCTTATCAGGTATCAGGGGCAAGCCGCATAGGACTTTATCCAGGTCACCCGGACCTAACTTGGAAGCTCAGCCGGCTCCGGTGACACTTTCAGTAAGGCGGGGTGGTATCTTTTTGTCCATTTGTGCGTATTGTAGCATTGGCTAGGCGTAGAGGCAATGGAATGTTTTCACCCGCACTTAACCATTCTATTTCGGTATACCTATCCATCTTGGGGTTCTATTCATGTATTCACGGTAGGAATTGCCATATCTTTCCAAGCAGATTCGTTCCTCAGCAAATGCAAGGAAACGCCACAGAAAAATGAGCACAGCAGCAAGCAGTAGGAAGGTCCATGATGCTGAAGCTATGCCTACTCCAATGAGTTGCACGAAAATACCTATATATACTGGATGTCTGGAAAATCGGTATGGTCCTTTGGTGATGGGTTCGCGGGATGGGGTATTGGGCCAGGTCGCATAAGCAACCTCATAGATAATCAATCCTACCAAGCAGACGGCAAGACCTGCGTAAAACCATGCTGTCCCTAGTTGCAGCGGCAAGAAGATGGAGTAGAGTAAGAGGAGACAGCCTACTAGGAACCAGACCCACTTGATTCTCCTATCAGCCGTGTTATATGTGCCATCAGAGACTTTCTTGAAAACGGCCTTCAAATCATATTCTAGCACCAGCCAAACAAGAATGGCGACCCCATGAAGGAACAGGAATGCGGGCATGAAAATCCAGGCATTCCATATCCCTATTTTAAAAACTGGCACAAGCGACATTTTATTCTCTTAGCTTTCTGCGGACACAGATAGAGGCTAGCGCATCACTTTGTAGCGTATTCTAACATTGGCCGAACCGAAGAGGCAAAGACCGGGCATGTATGAATACCTGCCCATAAACCCTCTGCCATTCTGAGCAAAATGAAGAATCTTTGCTAGCTTTGAAACTCGGTCTGAGTATAGTAGAATATCTGTGCATCATGGAGAGTGAACTTCGTCGCCTTCCCAGCGTGGATAAGGTCATTTCTGATGAGCGAATCAAGCAGCTTCGTGAGATTTACCCACATGGCCTGGTTGTGGACTTGGTTCGCCAACGCCTTGAGCAAGACCGCATGGCTATCACGCATGGTAATCCATGTCCTTCATTAGATGATATTGTGGACTTTATCTGTTCTCAGGTACGGGCATTGGAACAGCTCAGCCTGCGCCCGGTTATCAACGCCAGTGGCGTGATACTTCATACCAACTTGGGTCGGGCACCGCTTAGCAAAGAGGCGACAGTTGCTATGGAGATGGTTGCCACAGGCTACTGCAACCTGGAGTTTGACCTTGATAGTGGGGCACGAGGCTCTCGTGATGTTCATATCGAACAGCTTCTGTGTCAGTTGACCGGAGCCGAGGCGGCACTGGTAGTAAATAACAACGCTTCTGCTGTGTTATTGGCCCTCACTGCTCTAGCCAAAAGGAGAGAAGTGGTTGTCTCCCGAGGTCAGGCTGTGGAGATCGGCGGCGGCTTTCGTATCCCTGATGTGATGAGACAGAGCGGGGCAAAGCTGGTAGAGATTGGCACTACTAACTGTACCTATATTTACGACTATGAGCAAGCGATTAGCCCAAGAACGGCAGCCCTTCTACGTGTCCACGCCAGCAATTTCAGAGTCGAGGGTTTTACGTATTCGGTTACTATTGAGGAGTTGGTGGCGCTTGGCGATAAACATGACATTCCTGTGCTGGATGATGTGGGCAGCGGTTGCTTATTAGACACAACTAGGTTTGGGCTTGGTCCAGAGCCTACGGTGCAGCAGAGCATCTCTCTTGGTATTGGGATAGCTTGCTTTTCTGGGGATAAGCTCGTGGGTGGTCCTCAAGCCGGGGTTATCGTTGGCAAGAAGAGCCTTGTTAATAAGCTAAAACGGCATCCCTTGATGCGGGCACTCCGCATTGACAAAATACGACTGGCTGGTTTAGCCGCAACATTGGTTCATTATCTGAAAGACGAAGCATTGGAGAAAATTCCTGTGTGGCATATGATTTCAACTTCTCTGGATGAGGTGGAAGGACGAGCCAGAGTTTGGGCACAGACTATTGGTGACTTGGCTCAGATGATTGAAGGTGAGACCATGGTCGGAGGTGGCAGCTTGCCAGGGAGCACACTTCCCACCAGACTTGTTGCCATTGGTGAGAAAGGAAGCCACAGAGACTTAGCCCAATCCTTGGCTCAGAGGCTGCGGCACCATGACCCACCAGTTATCGGGCATATCAGCGGCGATGTTTTGCTTCTTGATCCGAGGACTGTTCTTCCTGAGGAAGATGATATCGTAATGAAGGCACTGAGCAATGCAGTTGCTAGCTTGAAATAGTGATAATGTGATTTAGCTCTCTGCTTTTGGCACCAGTTGAACTACGGAAGCTTTTTTAGCTTCCCGATGAACGCGCGGGAGAAGCAAAAAGGATGTTTGTTATAGGCACTGCTGGACACATAGACCACGGCAAATCGGTTTTGATACAGGCACTAACAGGAATAGACCCTGACCGACTTCCAGAAGAGAAGGAACGTGGCATGACCATTGACCTGGGTTTTGCCTGGATGAAATTACCCAGTGGGCAGGAAGTCGGGATTGTTGATGTGCCCGGGCATGAGCGTTTCGTTAAGAATATGCTGGCTGGTGTAGGTGGCATCGATTTAGCCTTGCTTATCGTTGCTGCTGATGAGGGGATAATGCCCCAGACCAGAGAGCATTTAGCTATACTCGACTTACTTGACATAAGAAAAGGTATTGTTGTTATCACCAAGAAGGACCTGGTTGATGAAGAATTGTTGAGCCTGGTCAGGCTTGAGGTTGAGGAATTGATAAAGTCGACGGCTTTGGCTGAAGCTCCCGTCCTTGCTGTTTCTGCGGTGATTGGTGAGGGGCTACCAGACCTAGTCGCAACTATCGACCGGATTTTAATATCTGCTGAGCCAAGGAAAGATATCGGTAGGCCTAGGCTTATAATAGATCGTGCCTTCACTATAGCTGGCTCCGGCACTGTAGTCACTGGAACATTGGTTGATGGCTCGCTGTCGGTGGGGCAGGAAGTTGAGGTAGTCCCTCCGGGGCTCAAAGCCAGGCTGCGAGGACTGCAAACTCACAAGACTCGCATTGATGTTGCTAAACCGGGCAGTCGTGTAGCAGCCAACTTAGCTGGAGTGGCTATTTCTCAGTTGGAGCGTGGTGATGTGCTCACCTCTCCAGGCTGGTTAATGCCGACAGCGAGAGTGGATGTAAAGCTTCGCATGCTCTCAGGCCTCAAACATACTCTGCGTCATGGTTCTGCTGTTAGCTTTTTTACAGGTGCTGCCGAGATTATAGCCAAAGTTCACCTGCTGGAGAAAGAGAAACTAGATTCTGGAGACATTTCCTGGGCTCAACTCGCCTTGGCTAAACCAGTGGCATTGGTTAAGGGTGACCGTTTCATTATCCGTTCACCCATGGATACCTTGGGAGGTGGTCAGATTGTTAATTCGCACGCTCCGAGACATCGTCGATTCCGCCCAGCAATTATCCAGAGCCTGAAGGTTAGGGGAGAGGGTGCGGTAGAAGATGTCATAGTTGCTACTCTGGAGGCGAATCGACCCCTAGAATTAGAGAAACTGACAGTTCAATGTAATCTGGCAAATGACGAAGCCCATAAGGTTGTTGATGAGCTCATTAAAAAAGGAAGGATTGTGGCGGTAGGGCATGGAGGACAAAATCTTCTTTTTACCAGTTCTGGTTGGGAACGATTGACTAGAAAAGCAGAAGCTGTAGTAGAAAGTTATCATCGCAAATTCCCGACTCGTTCAGGCATGTCTAAGGGCGAGCTTAGCAGTAAGTTAAAGCTATCGCCAAATTCCCCAGCTTTACAAAGGCTTTTCGATGACGGTGTTCTAGTTGAAGAGGGGGCAGCTGCCCACCTTCCTTCTTACCGAGTTAAACTTTCCCCGCAGCAGCAGGCAAAAATTGATGCTTTCCTTCTTGTTCTAGGCCAGAATCCTTATTCTCCGCCTGGTGATATAACACTCGAACCTGACCTGCTCAATTTGCTTATCGAACAGCAACAGGTGTTAAAGGTAAGCGATGGTGTGGTCTTTTCTGTCTCTGCCTATAACGAAATGGTGGATAAAGTTATCGCTTATGCCAAGGCAAAAGGTAAAGTGACCCTCGCCGAAGTACGGGATATGCTGGGCACCAGCCGTAAGTATGCCCAAGCACTTCTAGAATATATGGACGAGAAAAAGCTCACGCGCCGGGTCGGTGACGAGCGGATACTAAGGTAACTAATACTGTTTTATTAGTTGATCGTTGTCCTCAAAGAAATACCAGGAGCCATTATATTCTGAGTTTATAGGGCAGGTTTTAATGACGCTCCACATCCCATTGCCTATATACTGAGCGGTAAAAGTCGGTTGGGCGTCCTCATACTGAGGACAACTTGGGCTAACTCAGCCGGTTCGCCTGGTGGGCACTCGACAATAGGGGCTAATCTTCTTTGCTGCAGCTATCACTTGGTCCATCGTGTAGTGTGGTGAATCGGAGGCTGGTTTCAGCTGCTGTTGAGCATCTGTGCTTGGTGGTGTTGAAGGTGGAGATGCTCCCCCAAAGATAAAGCTGCTGCCAAACCAGTTAGATGTTTGCCCTTGCAGACCTGTACCAATAGTGTAGAGGATTGCTCCGATGAAAATGATAGTGGCTATGAAGATAAGATAGCGACCAATCTGACCTGCAGGTTGTGGCACCATCCTTTCCCTTCTGGCTCTTTCCTTTTGGCGGGCTTCTTTGACTTTGTTAGCTGAAGGCTTTGTCAAATGTGTTTGCTGGTATAGCTTTCCGCCGCAATTGGTGCAAAAGCCGGATAAGTCTCTAGTAGCAGCACCGCAGTGGTGACATCTGTATTCGAAACGTTGGCCACAAGTGTTGCAGAGCTGTTGCCCTACGGGAATTTGTGCGCCACATTTTGGACATGGGAACGCTTGTTGCAACTTATACTCCGTTTCTCCTTGTTTAGATGTTACCGCGTCATCTGAGTCTGATGCAAGTGCATCTGAAATTAATTATATACCTAGCCGAAGTGAAATAGAAAAACATTGTGTGTCTGCAACATTTTAAAAGCCATTTCCTGTTACTTGTATAGCGATATGCAATGAGGTGCGTATGGTACTTATGTCTCTTAGGTTCGTGGTACCTAAGTGTCTCGTTGAAACAGTACCAATTCATCATGTT
The sequence above is a segment of the Chloroflexota bacterium genome. Coding sequences within it:
- a CDS encoding zinc ribbon domain-containing protein, translating into MSDALASDSDDAVTSKQGETEYKLQQAFPCPKCGAQIPVGQQLCNTCGQRFEYRCHHCGAATRDLSGFCTNCGGKLYQQTHLTKPSANKVKEARQKERARRERMVPQPAGQIGRYLIFIATIIFIGAILYTIGTGLQGQTSNWFGSSFIFGGASPPSTPPSTDAQQQLKPASDSPHYTMDQVIAAAKKISPYCRVPTRRTG
- a CDS encoding isoprenylcysteine carboxylmethyltransferase family protein, which codes for MSLVPVFKIGIWNAWIFMPAFLFLHGVAILVWLVLEYDLKAVFKKVSDGTYNTADRRIKWVWFLVGCLLLLYSIFLPLQLGTAWFYAGLAVCLVGLIIYEVAYATWPNTPSREPITKGPYRFSRHPVYIGIFVQLIGVGIASASWTFLLLAAVLIFLWRFLAFAEERICLERYGNSYREYMNRTPRWIGIPK
- a CDS encoding DNA internalization-related competence protein ComEC/Rec2 translates to MKTVTLIYLSTAWVTGIYLGSKITLPWGIVFIGFLPLCLIPFLSRYKKQLLIAGFCLFALLGGCIRLQSSLPVINEQHLQFYNDKGTAEIEGMVCTEPEARNTTSTLQLSASEIQINGAKKEISGKALIRVPRYQEYDYGDILKVTGKLETPPQFDDFDYKGYLARQGIYSVINYPKIEILDTGKGFKPLTWIYSLRNRLSQSLILALPEPQASLAQGILLGLRGNIPYSLNQALSRTGTAHLLAISGLNISIVIGILVAAGIWLFGRRYYIYIWLALIAIWLYALVTGMHPPVVRGAVMGSMFLLAEYLGRQRSASTALAFAAAVMIGIEPQVLWDASFQLSFLAMAGLIFLAPYFQAWARKGIAVTIGREGTAASLCNFIADSFAVTLAAILATWPVITYYFDVVSFVGLPATFFALLALPGIIITSALVAGAGLLAPFLAQALGWIAWLFLSYFILVVQAFNALPFSSAKLSSIHIWQIWIYYAFLAVIMAAINCRKQLVAFFHLTAFKISPSVSRASGLALKLPKKWLIYPLLIATILVWVAFLNMPDDKLHVSILDVGQGDAILIQTPNRQDILIDGGPSPQAIGLELGKKLPFWDRTIDLVILTQPQADHMTGLIEVLQKYEVLQVIDPGIVCNSTTCQQWLSLVDNREIKHEVGNAGQEVDLGGGIKLEVLHPPLHLLQGTSDNIDNNGRVLRLNWNKVSFLFTADIGREAEWHLIANRASLQSTVLKVAHHGSLTSTSAEFLAAVNPEVAAISVGADNRFGLPHSQIVNRLTERLGSERVYLTSTHGTIEFITDGDRLWVKHDK
- the selD gene encoding selenide, water dikinase SelD, which encodes MDKKIPPRLTESVTGAGUASKLGPGDLDKVLCGLPLIPDKNVIRGMESLDDAGVYKLSDDLAIIQTIDFFTPIVDDPYDFGQIAVANALSDVYAMGGKPLTAMNVVCFPINKLDISILKDILKGGLDKMKEAGVTLVGGHSIDDAELKYGLSVTGTVHPERMVTNSGAKVGDKIILTKPLGTGIISTALKAGKASKETVAKVTKYMASLNKKASELMQETGAHACTDITGFGFLGHACQLVQNSRVGIKINPSSVPIFAEVEGFARAGLCPGGLRRNREFYGKMVEFSKQVPDYIQDILFDPQTSGGLLIVLAPETAKLLVNKLHKAGVQDAVIVGEVISKPKGKILVG
- the selB gene encoding selenocysteine-specific translation elongation factor, with the translated sequence MFVIGTAGHIDHGKSVLIQALTGIDPDRLPEEKERGMTIDLGFAWMKLPSGQEVGIVDVPGHERFVKNMLAGVGGIDLALLIVAADEGIMPQTREHLAILDLLDIRKGIVVITKKDLVDEELLSLVRLEVEELIKSTALAEAPVLAVSAVIGEGLPDLVATIDRILISAEPRKDIGRPRLIIDRAFTIAGSGTVVTGTLVDGSLSVGQEVEVVPPGLKARLRGLQTHKTRIDVAKPGSRVAANLAGVAISQLERGDVLTSPGWLMPTARVDVKLRMLSGLKHTLRHGSAVSFFTGAAEIIAKVHLLEKEKLDSGDISWAQLALAKPVALVKGDRFIIRSPMDTLGGGQIVNSHAPRHRRFRPAIIQSLKVRGEGAVEDVIVATLEANRPLELEKLTVQCNLANDEAHKVVDELIKKGRIVAVGHGGQNLLFTSSGWERLTRKAEAVVESYHRKFPTRSGMSKGELSSKLKLSPNSPALQRLFDDGVLVEEGAAAHLPSYRVKLSPQQQAKIDAFLLVLGQNPYSPPGDITLEPDLLNLLIEQQQVLKVSDGVVFSVSAYNEMVDKVIAYAKAKGKVTLAEVRDMLGTSRKYAQALLEYMDEKKLTRRVGDERILR
- a CDS encoding L-seryl-tRNA(Sec) selenium transferase, which encodes MESELRRLPSVDKVISDERIKQLREIYPHGLVVDLVRQRLEQDRMAITHGNPCPSLDDIVDFICSQVRALEQLSLRPVINASGVILHTNLGRAPLSKEATVAMEMVATGYCNLEFDLDSGARGSRDVHIEQLLCQLTGAEAALVVNNNASAVLLALTALAKRREVVVSRGQAVEIGGGFRIPDVMRQSGAKLVEIGTTNCTYIYDYEQAISPRTAALLRVHASNFRVEGFTYSVTIEELVALGDKHDIPVLDDVGSGCLLDTTRFGLGPEPTVQQSISLGIGIACFSGDKLVGGPQAGVIVGKKSLVNKLKRHPLMRALRIDKIRLAGLAATLVHYLKDEALEKIPVWHMISTSLDEVEGRARVWAQTIGDLAQMIEGETMVGGGSLPGSTLPTRLVAIGEKGSHRDLAQSLAQRLRHHDPPVIGHISGDVLLLDPRTVLPEEDDIVMKALSNAVASLK
- the smpB gene encoding SsrA-binding protein SmpB — its product is MVDSKSITINRKAYHDYHILECLEAGIVLTGTEIKSIRAGRVNIRDAYAKPEGGELWLVNAHIAAYQPGSFYNHEPNRPRKLLLHRRQIDELAGMVNQKGLTLVPLKLYIKRGTAKLELGVARGKRLHDKREAMARRETEREIGRALKRKG